In Bacillus sp. KH172YL63, one genomic interval encodes:
- a CDS encoding response regulator: protein MVNILIVDDQELMRDGLATILDLRSEIDVVGVASNGKEALEKAEELQPDLVLMDIRMPVADGVEGTRLITSAYPDIKVLMLTTFNDSELIFKALEEGASGYLLKDMPTDAIVQAIMTVQSGGMVLPKELTADIVREMKRNQSSDPSSTTVPDVLQDLTERELEVLNQLGLGLNNKEIAGQLFISEGTVKNHVSNLISKLELRDRTQAAIFAVRYHITHY from the coding sequence ATGGTCAACATCTTAATCGTCGACGATCAAGAATTAATGAGGGACGGACTTGCAACGATCCTTGATCTCAGAAGTGAGATCGATGTCGTAGGGGTCGCGTCCAATGGAAAGGAAGCGCTCGAGAAAGCGGAGGAACTCCAACCTGACCTCGTCCTCATGGATATCCGCATGCCGGTCGCGGACGGGGTGGAAGGGACGAGGTTGATCACTTCCGCTTATCCGGACATCAAGGTGCTCATGCTGACGACATTCAATGACAGTGAGCTCATCTTTAAAGCCCTCGAAGAAGGTGCCAGTGGCTATTTATTGAAGGATATGCCGACAGACGCCATCGTCCAGGCAATCATGACGGTGCAATCAGGGGGCATGGTCCTCCCGAAAGAACTGACCGCCGATATCGTCAGGGAAATGAAAAGGAACCAGTCGTCTGATCCATCTTCCACCACCGTCCCGGACGTCTTGCAGGACTTGACGGAACGGGAACTCGAAGTGCTGAATCAACTCGGCCTCGGGCTGAACAATAAAGAGATTGCGGGGCAACTGTTTATATCGGAAGGGACCGTGAAGAATCATGTCTCGAACCTCATCAGCAAGCTGGAGCTGAGGGACCGGACCCAGGCGGCGATCTTTGCTGTCCGCTATCATATCACACATTACTGA
- a CDS encoding sensor histidine kinase, which translates to MKLTFLTGLRLVMLLMISYIYYGSVGTPTALQLIFVISAGIGFTLNHLLFVSERGDRYYPLPLVLDFILITGFVLFQPNSSLYLILFGVNAVSLFLTAENRRVLYMFSIAFFITWFGAMYYIYEVTGVFSPLENVINFSFILFQAVVGRLIHKLLRARTKIETQYGELQSAHDELASAHEQLHQYAKQVEELTLVRERNRISGEIHDTVGHKMTALLVQLQVAKELMETRPDVSRQKIGLCEGLARETLQEIRLSVRTLKDDNQPQSFITTIRKLLEDYQEMTGLVSTFTVKGDAMTIPVSLQMDLTRVIQESITNAVRHGRAKTCSVTLEVSVSDVTVGIHDDGVGAGDIHPGFGLKHMRDRIHEHGGTTVFQSTEEGFLVKAAVPLKEMKWQMGGA; encoded by the coding sequence GTGAAGTTGACGTTTTTGACCGGGCTTCGTCTCGTCATGCTGCTTATGATCAGTTATATCTACTATGGTTCAGTCGGGACGCCTACAGCCTTACAACTGATTTTTGTGATTTCAGCTGGGATTGGGTTTACGCTCAATCATCTCCTTTTTGTCAGCGAACGGGGAGACAGGTATTATCCGCTGCCGCTCGTCCTGGATTTCATATTGATTACAGGGTTCGTGCTGTTTCAGCCGAATTCCTCCCTGTATTTAATCCTGTTCGGGGTGAACGCTGTCAGTCTTTTCTTGACTGCTGAAAACAGAAGGGTCCTTTACATGTTTTCCATTGCCTTTTTCATCACGTGGTTTGGGGCAATGTACTACATCTATGAAGTGACAGGCGTGTTTTCCCCGTTGGAAAATGTCATCAACTTCAGTTTTATCCTGTTTCAGGCTGTTGTCGGAAGGCTCATTCACAAACTTCTCCGTGCCCGGACGAAGATCGAAACCCAGTACGGGGAGCTTCAGTCTGCACATGATGAATTGGCGTCCGCCCATGAGCAGCTGCATCAGTATGCGAAGCAGGTGGAGGAGTTGACGCTCGTTCGGGAACGGAACCGGATCTCAGGGGAAATCCACGATACGGTCGGCCATAAGATGACGGCGCTCCTCGTTCAGCTTCAAGTGGCGAAAGAGCTGATGGAGACACGTCCAGATGTGAGCCGGCAGAAGATCGGGCTTTGTGAAGGGCTTGCCCGGGAGACGCTCCAGGAAATCCGCCTGTCTGTCAGGACGCTGAAGGATGACAATCAGCCACAGTCCTTCATCACGACAATCCGGAAACTGTTGGAGGATTATCAGGAAATGACCGGACTCGTCTCCACCTTCACCGTCAAAGGAGATGCGATGACGATCCCGGTTTCGCTTCAGATGGACTTGACCCGGGTCATTCAGGAATCGATCACCAATGCAGTCCGTCACGGTCGTGCGAAGACTTGCAGCGTCACGCTTGAAGTCTCAGTGTCCGACGTGACGGTCGGTATTCACGACGACGGAGTGGGGGCAGGAGACATCCACCCTGGATTTGGCTTGAAGCATATGAGGGACCGGATCCATGAACATGGGGGTACGACCGTATTTCAGAGCACAGAAGAGGGCTTCCTTGTGAAAGCAGCGGTACCGCTGAAAGAGATGAAATGGCAAATGGGGGGAGCATAA
- a CDS encoding Crp/Fnr family transcriptional regulator, producing MKDVLIQYMKRFSDLSEEELRKLTADVPVASYKKGTVLLHQGEVPHKCYFVLKGCIRQFAVDQDGDEHTFNFFTEEQSVTIFSMDQPSKYALSCLEDCTLIVGDLATEQENYDAHPILEAMTRKMMEADMGTMRDEFASFMSSSPEQRYGLLLENRPDLIERVPQYQLASYLGITPESLSRIKKRAAGNLRIVD from the coding sequence ATGAAAGATGTCCTCATCCAATACATGAAACGCTTCTCAGATCTCAGCGAAGAGGAGCTCCGAAAGCTGACGGCGGACGTACCTGTTGCTTCTTATAAAAAAGGAACCGTCCTCCTGCATCAAGGAGAGGTCCCTCATAAATGTTATTTTGTTTTAAAAGGATGTATTCGTCAGTTTGCCGTTGACCAAGATGGAGATGAGCATACCTTCAATTTTTTCACAGAGGAACAGAGTGTCACCATTTTCAGCATGGATCAGCCCTCAAAGTACGCTCTGTCCTGCCTGGAAGACTGCACGCTCATTGTCGGTGATTTGGCGACCGAGCAGGAGAATTATGATGCCCATCCCATCCTTGAAGCGATGACCCGCAAGATGATGGAAGCAGACATGGGCACGATGCGGGATGAGTTTGCGTCGTTCATGTCTTCTTCACCGGAGCAACGCTATGGGCTGCTACTCGAAAATAGGCCCGACCTGATTGAAAGGGTGCCCCAATATCAGCTCGCAAGCTATTTAGGCATCACGCCCGAGTCCCTCAGCCGCATCAAGAAACGGGCCGCGGGCAACCTGCGGATCGTCGACTAA
- a CDS encoding DUF4386 domain-containing protein gives MKTIQHKSAAVAGVSLLIMTVAAFFSYGFVHSSLVVAGDGEATLRNIQAGSVWFGMEIVGWVVIVITDLVVAWCLVLFLKPFDRVGAWIGGGLRLVYTVVLAIAVSHLAVAGRAAGNPDGTAVEVMGSIAAFEDVWSLGLILFGFHLMVVGYVAVRTGYIPKPVSILLILAGFGYTLIHGIYTFMPSLESVTHLLELILMAPMFVGEIGFGIWLLVRGRKLTMD, from the coding sequence ATGAAAACAATTCAACATAAATCGGCGGCCGTTGCCGGGGTTTCTCTGTTGATCATGACGGTTGCGGCATTTTTTTCTTATGGGTTTGTGCACAGTTCACTTGTTGTGGCGGGGGACGGGGAGGCGACGCTGAGGAATATTCAGGCGGGTTCGGTGTGGTTTGGGATGGAGATAGTGGGGTGGGTGGTGATTGTCATCACCGATTTGGTGGTGGCGTGGTGTTTGGTTCTGTTTTTGAAGCCGTTTGACCGGGTGGGGGCATGGATAGGCGGAGGGCTGCGGCTCGTTTACACGGTGGTGCTGGCGATAGCTGTGTCCCATCTTGCGGTTGCGGGCCGGGCTGCAGGGAATCCGGACGGGACGGCGGTGGAGGTGATGGGGTCGATTGCGGCATTTGAAGATGTTTGGTCATTGGGGTTGATTCTGTTCGGCTTCCATCTCATGGTCGTTGGTTATGTGGCGGTGAGGACGGGGTATATTCCGAAGCCGGTCAGCATTCTCTTAATCCTGGCAGGCTTCGGTTATACGCTGATTCACGGGATTTATACGTTCATGCCGTCCCTTGAAAGCGTAACCCATCTTCTTGAGCTGATCTTGATGGCGCCGATGTTTGTCGGGGAAATCGGGTTTGGGATCTGGCTCCTCGTCAGGGGACGGAAGCTGACGATGGATTAG
- a CDS encoding DUF402 domain-containing protein, translating into MSQIIHITSLKYPDSLHYEWEGELVWKTSNYVMVLCKAGRKLIHHTKNTTFTIDVTSLEFFSLKEGFTAAMEIRDGSIVSYYCNVASPAVLRGNELSYVDLDLDLIKRENEHWQVIDEEEFEINSLKYNYPLELKEGAIRSLEKLLSKVRKKEFPFSEDVLESLRPKHSNLLSHEPLGK; encoded by the coding sequence ATGAGCCAAATCATACATATTACATCCTTGAAGTATCCTGATTCCTTACATTACGAGTGGGAAGGCGAACTGGTTTGGAAGACATCCAATTATGTAATGGTACTGTGCAAGGCAGGAAGGAAGTTAATACACCACACAAAAAACACTACGTTTACAATTGATGTTACATCATTGGAATTCTTCTCACTCAAAGAAGGATTTACAGCCGCGATGGAAATAAGAGATGGCAGTATTGTTTCATATTATTGCAATGTTGCTTCGCCGGCGGTATTAAGAGGCAATGAACTGTCTTATGTTGATTTGGATTTAGACCTCATCAAAAGGGAAAATGAGCATTGGCAAGTGATTGATGAAGAAGAGTTTGAAATCAACAGCTTGAAATACAACTACCCTCTTGAATTAAAAGAAGGTGCGATCCGATCGTTGGAGAAACTGCTAAGCAAGGTTCGGAAAAAGGAATTTCCATTTAGTGAGGATGTGTTGGAAAGTTTAAGACCGAAACATAGTAACCTTCTTTCACACGAACCACTCGGTAAATAG
- a CDS encoding YcxB family protein, whose product MSNTNSNTSKELSVTGTITPKEYKKFHSYHSGKLIKWVVIGTYILFFSLLTYLLYQPGDIWDYEEMASLLLVNSFLSVCLSFLFFLYGKGILFIKASREYKSDQLIKQDISYTFSGDGITQKRGRSVSYIQWKEIVSVREQPSMFLIYLSKSKAIVLPKRFFDSREELEAFKELIEGNVLAKKRNV is encoded by the coding sequence ATGTCCAACACAAATTCAAACACCAGCAAAGAACTGTCGGTAACCGGAACTATCACGCCTAAGGAATATAAAAAATTTCATTCTTATCACAGCGGTAAACTGATCAAATGGGTGGTGATCGGTACTTATATCCTCTTCTTCTCTCTGCTCACTTATCTTCTCTATCAGCCAGGTGACATATGGGATTATGAAGAGATGGCATCCCTCCTTTTGGTGAATTCTTTCCTGTCTGTTTGCCTTTCATTCCTATTTTTCCTTTACGGAAAAGGGATTCTGTTCATTAAAGCATCACGGGAATATAAGAGTGACCAATTGATCAAGCAAGACATCTCATATACATTCAGCGGAGACGGCATCACTCAAAAAAGAGGAAGGTCCGTCAGTTATATTCAATGGAAGGAAATCGTTTCTGTACGTGAGCAACCTTCCATGTTTCTTATCTATTTGTCAAAAAGTAAAGCCATTGTCCTGCCGAAGAGATTCTTTGATTCCCGAGAAGAATTAGAGGCTTTTAAGGAATTGATTGAAGGGAATGTTTTGGCGAAAAAAAGAAACGTTTAG
- a CDS encoding DUF5412 family protein — MARRYNVWSFYLTLLILLSLANLVFSEWKVSPPSYILWGMSILTLILGIRGFKDRTGRLSRFRSWFTVILSPILSIFLFLGVIRFLFISEDLIKTSVSPDEQYQVEFYLLNGGATTSFGVIGKLDGPLWFEKTIYNQYPMDHANVKWLDDHTVSINNRILNLKEGETYLD; from the coding sequence ATGGCCAGAAGATATAATGTATGGTCTTTTTATTTAACTTTATTGATACTCTTGTCCCTGGCGAACCTTGTTTTTTCAGAATGGAAGGTATCGCCCCCTTCATACATTCTTTGGGGAATGTCAATCCTCACACTGATACTGGGAATAAGGGGATTTAAGGATCGAACGGGCAGACTGTCCAGGTTTCGAAGCTGGTTTACAGTCATCCTCTCGCCGATATTATCCATCTTTCTTTTTCTCGGTGTGATACGGTTCCTGTTCATTTCAGAAGACCTCATCAAAACTTCTGTTTCCCCAGATGAACAGTACCAGGTTGAATTTTACCTGTTAAATGGTGGGGCCACTACATCATTCGGGGTGATTGGTAAGTTGGATGGCCCATTATGGTTCGAGAAAACCATATACAATCAATATCCAATGGATCACGCCAATGTTAAATGGCTTGATGATCATACTGTATCAATAAATAATCGCATTCTTAATTTAAAAGAGGGCGAAACATATCTTGATTGA